One segment of Streptomyces sp. TG1A-8 DNA contains the following:
- a CDS encoding sirohydrochlorin chelatase, with amino-acid sequence MTAPNPLPDEPRVHPGGTAPLADGGSGRPGAGPPALVLVAHGSRDPRALDTVRALRDRVRALRPALPVRLGHIELNEPLLPDTLASLGDHPAVLVPLLFGRGHHVKRDIPEMAAAASARTRVAAPLGPHPLLAEALCARLTESGWRTAMDDTTRRASAVVLAAAGSRDPDSAADTRRTARLLAGRLGVPVVPAYASAAAPTVRAALRELAARGRHRVAVASCFTAPGRFAAQCAQQAPWIASAPLGAHPAMVRLVLHRYDRTRAAAPRPAPA; translated from the coding sequence ATGACGGCGCCGAACCCCTTGCCCGACGAGCCCCGCGTCCACCCCGGCGGCACGGCACCCCTCGCGGACGGCGGCAGCGGCCGGCCCGGGGCCGGACCGCCCGCCCTCGTCCTGGTCGCCCACGGCAGCCGCGACCCGCGCGCGCTGGACACCGTACGGGCGCTGCGGGACCGCGTCCGCGCACTGCGCCCGGCACTCCCCGTCCGCCTGGGCCACATCGAACTGAACGAGCCGCTGCTCCCCGACACCCTCGCCTCCCTCGGCGACCACCCGGCCGTCCTGGTGCCGCTGCTGTTCGGGCGCGGCCACCATGTCAAGCGGGACATCCCCGAGATGGCCGCCGCCGCGTCCGCCCGCACCCGCGTGGCCGCCCCGCTCGGCCCGCACCCGCTGCTCGCGGAGGCCCTGTGCGCCCGCCTCACCGAGTCCGGCTGGCGCACCGCCATGGACGACACGACCCGCCGCGCCAGCGCGGTCGTCCTCGCCGCGGCCGGCTCCCGGGACCCCGACTCGGCCGCGGACACCCGCCGCACGGCCCGTCTCCTGGCCGGCCGCCTGGGCGTCCCGGTCGTCCCCGCCTACGCCTCGGCGGCCGCCCCGACGGTCCGGGCGGCACTGCGGGAACTGGCCGCCCGCGGCCGGCACAGGGTGGCGGTGGCCTCCTGCTTCACGGCACCGGGACGCTTCGCGGCCCAGTGCGCGCAGCAGGCGCCCTGGATCGCCTCGGCTCCCCTGGGCGCCCATCCGGCGATGGTCCGCCTGGTCCTGCACCGCTACGACCGGACGCGGGCGGCGGCACCGCGACCGGCGCCGGCCTAG
- a CDS encoding deoxyguanosinetriphosphate triphosphohydrolase, which translates to MEGTAPHAPYDPASVDRWAPEPDKRPGRTAFQRDRARVLHSAALRRLAGKTQVVTPGTRSLAWDASPRTRLTHSLECAQVGRELGAALGCDPDLVEAACLSHDLGHPPFGHNGEQALNEFADDCGGFEGNAQSLRLLTRLEPKRFTPGGSVGLNLTRAALDAATKYPWPRGAHPADPASSKFGVYDDDRPVFDWVREGAPGTRTCFEAQVMDWADDVAYSVHDVEDALHAGHVDPGCLHAEPERRAVFEAAAGRYVPAGTDPAELAAALDRLQAQEWWPHRYDGTAAAQARLKDATSQLIGRFCLAAEAATRAAHGGGRLTRYAAELVVPREVRMECAVLKAVAHRYVMQRAEQELLRAEQRVVVAGLARALTDRAPDGLDPQFRALFDEAPDDHTRKRVIVDQIACLTDASARSLHARLTGHM; encoded by the coding sequence ATGGAAGGCACCGCACCCCACGCGCCCTACGACCCGGCGTCGGTCGACCGCTGGGCACCCGAACCCGACAAGCGCCCGGGCCGCACCGCCTTCCAGCGCGACCGCGCCCGCGTCCTGCACTCCGCGGCCCTGCGGCGCCTGGCCGGCAAGACCCAGGTGGTGACCCCGGGGACGCGCAGCCTGGCCTGGGACGCCAGCCCCCGCACCCGCCTCACCCACTCCCTGGAGTGCGCCCAGGTCGGCCGGGAGCTGGGCGCGGCCCTCGGCTGCGACCCCGACCTGGTCGAAGCGGCCTGCCTCTCCCACGACCTCGGCCACCCGCCCTTCGGGCACAACGGCGAACAGGCCCTGAACGAGTTCGCCGACGACTGCGGCGGCTTCGAGGGCAACGCCCAGTCCCTGCGCCTCCTCACCCGCCTCGAACCCAAGCGCTTCACGCCCGGGGGCTCCGTGGGCCTCAACCTCACCCGCGCCGCCCTCGACGCCGCCACGAAGTACCCCTGGCCGCGCGGCGCCCACCCCGCCGACCCGGCGTCCTCGAAGTTCGGCGTGTACGACGACGACCGCCCGGTGTTCGACTGGGTCCGCGAGGGCGCCCCCGGCACCCGCACCTGCTTCGAGGCCCAGGTCATGGACTGGGCGGACGACGTCGCCTACTCGGTGCACGACGTCGAGGACGCCCTGCACGCCGGCCACGTCGACCCCGGCTGCCTGCACGCCGAGCCCGAGCGGCGGGCGGTGTTCGAGGCGGCCGCCGGCCGGTACGTCCCGGCGGGGACCGACCCGGCCGAACTCGCCGCCGCCCTCGACCGGCTCCAGGCCCAGGAGTGGTGGCCGCACCGCTACGACGGCACCGCGGCCGCCCAGGCCCGTCTGAAGGACGCCACCAGCCAGCTCATCGGCCGCTTCTGCCTGGCCGCCGAGGCCGCCACCCGGGCCGCCCACGGCGGTGGCCGGCTCACCCGCTACGCCGCCGAACTCGTCGTACCCCGCGAGGTCCGCATGGAGTGCGCGGTGCTCAAGGCGGTCGCCCACCGGTACGTGATGCAGCGGGCCGAGCAGGAACTGCTGCGCGCCGAGCAGCGGGTGGTCGTGGCCGGACTGGCGCGGGCGCTCACCGACCGCGCCCCGGACGGCCTCGACCCGCAGTTCCGGGCACTGTTCGACGAGGCGCCCGACGACCACACGCGCAAGCGGGTGATCGTCGACCAGATCGCCTGCCTCACCGACGCCTCCGCGCGCTCGCTGCACGCGAGACTGACGGGACACATGTGA
- a CDS encoding NAD(P)/FAD-dependent oxidoreductase, with protein sequence MVDADQTFVIVGGGLAGAKAAEALRAEGFTGRVILICDERDHPYERPPLSKGYLLGKEGRDSVFVHEPAWYARNDVELHLGQTVDAIDRTARTVRFGDDGTLVHYDKLLLATGAEPRRLDVPGTGLAGVHHLRRLAHAERLKGVLAALGRDNGHIVIAGAGWIGLEVAAAAREYGAEVTVIEPEPAPLHGALGPELGNVFAELHRAHGVRFHFGVRLTEIIGQDGVVLAARTDDGEEHPAHDVLAAIGAVPRTGLAEAAGLELADRAHGGGIAVDARLRTSDPDIHAAGDVVSFPHALAGTRLRVEHWANALNSGPAAARAMLGRDVTYDRVPYFFTDQYDLGMEYSGWAPPGSYDEVVIRGDAGKREFIAFWVKEGRVLAGMNVNVWDVTEPIQRLIRSRAHVDTEALADPRVPLGSLVP encoded by the coding sequence GTGGTCGACGCGGATCAGACATTCGTCATCGTCGGAGGCGGTCTCGCCGGTGCGAAGGCGGCCGAGGCGCTCCGGGCGGAGGGCTTCACCGGCCGGGTGATACTGATCTGCGACGAACGGGACCACCCCTACGAGCGCCCGCCGCTGTCCAAGGGCTACCTGCTCGGCAAGGAGGGACGCGACAGCGTCTTCGTGCACGAGCCGGCCTGGTACGCCCGCAACGACGTCGAACTGCACCTCGGCCAGACCGTCGACGCGATCGACCGGACCGCGAGGACCGTCCGCTTCGGCGACGACGGCACCCTCGTCCACTACGACAAGCTCCTGCTCGCCACCGGTGCCGAGCCGCGCCGCCTCGATGTCCCCGGCACCGGCCTGGCGGGCGTCCACCACCTGCGCCGCCTCGCCCACGCCGAGCGCCTCAAGGGCGTCCTCGCCGCCCTCGGCCGCGACAACGGGCACATCGTGATCGCCGGCGCGGGCTGGATCGGCCTGGAGGTCGCGGCGGCGGCCCGCGAGTACGGCGCCGAGGTCACCGTGATCGAGCCCGAGCCGGCCCCGCTGCACGGCGCCCTCGGCCCCGAGCTGGGCAACGTCTTCGCCGAACTGCACCGCGCGCACGGGGTCCGCTTCCACTTCGGGGTCCGGCTCACCGAGATCATCGGCCAGGACGGCGTGGTCCTCGCGGCCCGCACCGACGACGGCGAGGAGCACCCCGCGCACGACGTGCTGGCGGCCATCGGCGCGGTCCCGCGCACGGGCCTGGCCGAGGCGGCCGGGCTGGAGCTGGCCGACCGCGCGCACGGGGGCGGCATCGCGGTGGACGCCCGGCTGCGGACCTCCGACCCGGACATCCACGCGGCCGGTGACGTGGTGTCCTTCCCGCACGCCCTGGCCGGCACCCGGCTGCGGGTGGAGCACTGGGCGAACGCCCTGAACAGCGGCCCGGCGGCGGCCCGCGCGATGCTCGGCAGGGACGTCACCTACGACCGCGTGCCCTACTTCTTCACCGACCAGTACGACCTGGGCATGGAGTACAGCGGATGGGCGCCGCCGGGGTCGTACGACGAGGTGGTGATCCGCGGGGACGCCGGGAAGCGGGAGTTCATCGCCTTCTGGGTGAAGGAGGGACGCGTGCTGGCCGGGATGAACGTGAACGTGTGGGACGTCACAGAGCCGATCCAGCGGCTCATCCGGTCCCGGGCCCACGTCGACACCGAGGCGCTCGCGGACCCGCGCGTACCGCTCGGCAGCCTCGTCCCCTGA
- the dnaG gene encoding DNA primase: MAGRINDDDVKAVRDAVPIDAVVSEYLQLRNAGGGNLKGLCPFHDEKSPSFQVSPGKGLFHCFGCQEGGDTITFVMKIDHLTFSEAVERLAAQAGITLRYEEGGYNPAHQRGERIRLVEAHKIAAEWYAEQLATGPEAEAGRVFLAERGFDQAAALHFGVGYSPQGWDHLTRYLRGRGFTDKELVLSGLSQEGRRGPIDRFRGRLMWPIRDIGGEVVGFGARKLYEADNGPKYLNTPDTAIYKKSHVLYGIDLAKQHIAKTSRAVVVEGYTDVMACHLAGVTTAIATCGTAFGGDHIKILRRLLMDNGSARVIFTFDGDAAGQKAALRAFEDDQKFAAETYIAIAPDGMDPCDLRLAKGDEAVADLVEPRTPLFEFALRQVVGRYDLDTPAGRAAALDEAAPIVARIKNSGAQHEVAVELAGMLGILDTQFVVKRVAQLARWARERGGSGGRGGPQQRPPGPRQQWDAGPRPAGPSGPALTLRNPVYAAERELLKLALQRPELVSPAFDAYGVDEFTAPPYAAVRRTIAEAGGAEYGVPDPQEYLVRVREAAPDDAVRAMVTELAVEPILRRTVDETYAGTVLVQIRRRAVERRIHDIQSQLTRLSTGGDPAQLAAVQNEMWVLQQYDQALRERGATAL, from the coding sequence GTGGCAGGACGGATCAACGACGACGACGTGAAGGCGGTACGGGACGCGGTCCCGATCGACGCCGTGGTCTCCGAGTACCTCCAGCTGCGCAACGCCGGTGGCGGCAACCTCAAGGGACTGTGCCCCTTCCACGACGAGAAGTCGCCGTCCTTCCAGGTCAGCCCCGGCAAGGGACTCTTCCACTGCTTCGGCTGCCAGGAGGGCGGCGACACCATCACGTTCGTGATGAAGATCGACCACCTCACCTTCTCCGAGGCGGTCGAGCGCCTCGCCGCCCAGGCCGGCATCACCCTGCGCTACGAGGAGGGCGGCTACAACCCCGCCCACCAGCGCGGCGAACGCATCCGCCTGGTCGAGGCGCACAAGATCGCCGCCGAGTGGTACGCCGAACAGCTCGCCACCGGCCCCGAGGCCGAGGCCGGCCGGGTCTTCCTCGCCGAACGCGGCTTCGACCAGGCCGCCGCCCTCCACTTCGGCGTCGGCTACAGCCCCCAGGGCTGGGACCACCTCACCCGCTACCTGCGCGGCAGGGGCTTCACCGACAAGGAGCTGGTCCTCTCTGGCCTGTCCCAGGAGGGCCGCCGCGGCCCCATCGACCGGTTCAGGGGCCGGCTGATGTGGCCCATCCGGGACATCGGCGGCGAGGTCGTCGGCTTCGGCGCCCGCAAGCTGTACGAGGCGGACAACGGCCCCAAGTACCTGAACACGCCCGATACGGCGATCTACAAGAAGTCCCACGTCCTCTACGGCATCGACCTCGCCAAGCAGCACATCGCCAAGACCAGCCGGGCCGTCGTCGTCGAGGGCTACACCGACGTGATGGCCTGTCACCTGGCCGGCGTGACCACGGCCATCGCCACCTGCGGCACCGCCTTCGGCGGCGACCACATCAAGATCCTGCGCCGGCTCCTCATGGACAACGGCTCGGCCCGCGTGATCTTCACCTTCGACGGCGACGCGGCCGGCCAGAAGGCGGCCCTGCGCGCCTTCGAGGACGACCAGAAGTTCGCCGCGGAGACCTACATCGCCATCGCGCCCGACGGCATGGACCCGTGCGACCTCAGGCTCGCCAAGGGCGACGAGGCGGTGGCCGACCTGGTCGAACCCCGCACCCCCCTGTTCGAGTTCGCGCTGCGGCAGGTCGTCGGCCGCTACGACCTCGACACCCCCGCCGGCCGCGCCGCCGCCCTGGACGAGGCCGCCCCCATCGTCGCCCGCATCAAGAACAGCGGTGCCCAGCACGAGGTCGCCGTCGAGCTGGCCGGCATGCTCGGCATCCTCGACACCCAGTTCGTGGTCAAGCGGGTGGCGCAGCTGGCCCGCTGGGCCCGCGAGCGCGGCGGCAGCGGCGGCAGGGGCGGCCCGCAGCAGCGGCCCCCCGGGCCCCGGCAGCAGTGGGACGCCGGTCCCCGCCCGGCCGGCCCCTCCGGCCCCGCCCTCACCCTGCGCAACCCCGTCTACGCCGCCGAACGCGAGCTGCTCAAACTCGCCCTGCAACGGCCCGAACTGGTCTCCCCGGCCTTCGACGCCTACGGCGTGGACGAGTTCACCGCCCCGCCCTACGCCGCCGTGCGCCGGACCATCGCGGAGGCGGGCGGTGCCGAGTACGGCGTCCCCGACCCGCAGGAGTACCTGGTCCGGGTCCGCGAGGCAGCCCCCGACGACGCCGTCCGCGCCATGGTCACCGAGCTGGCCGTCGAGCCGATCCTGCGCCGCACCGTGGACGAGACCTACGCCGGCACGGTCCTGGTGCAGATCCGCCGCCGCGCCGTGGAGCGCCGCATCCACGACATCCAGTCCCAGCTGACCCGCCTGTCCACCGGCGGCGACCCGGCCCAGCTGGCCGCCGTGCAGAACGAGATGTGGGTCCTCCAGCAGTACGACCAGGCACTGCGCGAACGCGGGGCCACCGCCCTCTAG
- a CDS encoding RNA polymerase sigma factor yields the protein MQPRTLTQTDSTTSTDSTGSATVDVPDAERDGLPAGAPRSRAPHPARTLPAADPARSPEPSAEAPAEEADDPDAPQEADVPAAAPAAGAAGPSSDLFRQYLREIGRIPLLTAAEEVELARRVEAGLFAEEKLSTAPDLDGRLALDLDRLVVRGRMAKRRLIEANLRLVVSVAKRYVGRGLTMLDLVQEGNLGLIRAVEKFDYARGYKFSTYATWWIRQAMSRALADQARTIRVPVHVVELINRVVRVQRRMLQERGCEPRPEEVAAHLDLPPERVREVLRLAQEPVSLHAPVGEEDDVALGDLIEDGDAASPVESAAFLLLREHLEAVLSTLGERERKVVQLRYGLADGRPRTLEEIGRLFGVTRERIRQIESKTLSRLRDHAFADQLRGYLD from the coding sequence GTGCAGCCCCGGACCCTCACCCAGACCGACAGCACCACCAGCACCGACAGCACCGGCAGCGCCACCGTGGACGTGCCGGACGCCGAGCGCGACGGCCTGCCGGCCGGGGCCCCGCGCAGCCGCGCCCCCCACCCCGCGCGGACGCTCCCCGCGGCGGACCCCGCGCGGTCCCCGGAACCATCCGCCGAGGCGCCGGCGGAGGAGGCCGACGACCCCGACGCGCCGCAGGAGGCCGACGTCCCGGCGGCGGCCCCGGCCGCCGGCGCCGCCGGCCCCTCCTCGGACCTGTTCCGCCAGTACCTGCGCGAGATCGGCCGCATCCCGCTGCTCACCGCGGCCGAGGAGGTGGAACTGGCCCGCCGGGTCGAGGCCGGGCTGTTCGCCGAGGAGAAACTGAGCACCGCGCCCGACCTGGACGGCCGGCTCGCGCTGGACCTGGACCGGCTCGTCGTCAGGGGCCGGATGGCCAAGCGCCGCCTCATCGAGGCCAACCTGCGGCTCGTCGTGTCCGTGGCCAAGAGGTACGTCGGCCGGGGCCTGACCATGCTCGACCTGGTCCAGGAGGGGAACCTCGGGCTCATCCGGGCCGTGGAGAAGTTCGACTACGCCCGCGGCTACAAGTTCTCCACCTACGCCACCTGGTGGATCCGGCAGGCCATGTCCCGCGCCCTGGCCGACCAGGCCCGCACCATCCGCGTCCCCGTGCACGTCGTGGAACTCATCAACCGCGTCGTCCGCGTCCAGCGGCGCATGCTGCAGGAGCGGGGCTGCGAACCCAGGCCCGAGGAGGTCGCCGCCCACCTGGACCTGCCGCCCGAACGGGTCAGGGAGGTGCTGCGGCTCGCCCAGGAACCGGTGTCCCTGCACGCCCCGGTCGGCGAGGAGGACGACGTGGCCCTCGGCGACCTCATCGAGGACGGCGACGCGGCGAGCCCCGTGGAGTCGGCCGCCTTCCTGTTGCTGCGCGAGCACCTGGAGGCCGTGCTGTCCACGCTCGGCGAACGCGAGCGCAAGGTCGTCCAGCTCCGCTACGGCCTGGCCGACGGCCGCCCCCGCACCCTGGAGGAGATAGGCCGCCTCTTCGGGGTCACGCGGGAACGGATACGGCAGATCGAGTCCAAGACCCTCAGCAGGCTCCGGGACCACGCCTTCGCCGACCAGCTGCGCGGCTACCTCGACTGA
- a CDS encoding ABC transporter ATP-binding protein translates to MAGPMGRMMAGGGPDQRSMDFKGSGKRLVTRFAPERVTICALLLCVVLSVALNVIGPKILGRATDLVFAGIIGRRTPAGASKEQVLDSLRARGQGSVADMLRGTDFTPGEGIDFGAVGHVLLLALCTFLVAGVLMAVATRMVNRTVNRTMYRLREDVQSKLSRLPLSYFDRRQRGEVLSRATNDIDNIGQTLQQSMGQLINSLLTIIGVLAMMFYVSWVLALVALVTVPLSFVVATRVGKRSQPHFVQQWRSTGKLNAHVEEMYTGHTLVKVFGRQEESARQFAEQNEALYEAAFRAQFNSGVMQPLMMFVSNLNYVLVAVVGGLRVASGALSIGDVQAFIQYSRQFSTPLTQVASMANLVQSGVASAERVFELLDAEEQEADPVPGERPAELRGRVELEHVSFRYDPDKPLIEDLSLVVRPGQTVAIVGPTGAGKTTLVNLLMRFYDVSGGRITLDGVDVRRMSRDDLRAAIGMVLQDTWLFGGTIADNIAYGASREVTRGEIEEAARAAHADRFIRTLPEGYDTVIDDEGSGVSAGEKQLITIARAFLSEPVILVLDEATSSVDTRTEVLIQKAMAKLADGRTSFVIAHRLSTIRDADTILVMENGSIVEQGAHTELLAAGGAYARLYQAQFAQAVAEVD, encoded by the coding sequence ATGGCCGGGCCCATGGGACGCATGATGGCCGGGGGCGGGCCGGACCAGCGCTCGATGGACTTCAAGGGGTCGGGCAAGCGGCTCGTCACCCGGTTCGCCCCCGAACGGGTCACGATCTGCGCCCTGCTGCTGTGCGTGGTCCTCAGCGTGGCGCTGAACGTGATCGGCCCGAAGATCCTCGGCCGGGCCACCGACCTGGTGTTCGCCGGGATCATCGGCCGGCGGACGCCGGCCGGGGCGAGCAAGGAGCAGGTGCTCGACTCCTTGCGCGCCCGGGGCCAGGGCTCCGTCGCGGACATGCTCAGGGGCACCGACTTCACGCCGGGCGAGGGCATCGACTTCGGCGCCGTCGGTCACGTGCTGCTGCTGGCGCTGTGCACGTTCCTGGTGGCCGGTGTGCTGATGGCGGTGGCGACGCGGATGGTCAACCGGACCGTGAACCGCACGATGTACCGGCTGCGGGAGGACGTGCAGTCGAAGCTGTCGCGGCTGCCGCTGTCGTACTTCGACCGGCGCCAGCGCGGCGAGGTGCTCTCCCGGGCGACCAACGACATCGACAACATCGGGCAGACGCTCCAGCAGTCGATGGGCCAGCTGATCAACTCGCTGCTGACCATCATCGGCGTGCTCGCGATGATGTTCTACGTCTCCTGGGTCCTGGCGCTGGTCGCGCTGGTGACCGTGCCGCTGTCGTTCGTGGTCGCGACCCGGGTCGGCAAGCGGTCGCAGCCGCACTTCGTGCAGCAGTGGCGCTCCACCGGCAAGCTGAACGCGCACGTCGAGGAGATGTACACCGGGCACACCCTGGTGAAGGTGTTCGGACGGCAGGAGGAGTCGGCGCGGCAGTTCGCCGAGCAGAACGAGGCCCTGTACGAGGCGGCGTTCCGGGCGCAGTTCAACAGCGGCGTCATGCAGCCGCTGATGATGTTCGTGTCGAACCTCAACTACGTGCTGGTGGCCGTGGTCGGCGGGCTGCGGGTCGCCTCGGGCGCGCTGTCCATCGGTGACGTGCAGGCGTTCATCCAGTACTCCCGGCAGTTCTCGACGCCGCTCACGCAGGTCGCGTCGATGGCCAACCTGGTGCAGTCCGGCGTCGCCTCGGCCGAGCGGGTCTTCGAACTGCTCGACGCCGAGGAGCAGGAGGCGGACCCGGTGCCGGGCGAGCGGCCGGCCGAGCTGCGCGGGCGGGTGGAGCTGGAGCACGTGTCCTTCCGGTACGACCCGGACAAGCCGCTGATCGAGGACCTGTCGCTGGTGGTGCGGCCCGGGCAGACGGTGGCGATCGTCGGCCCGACGGGTGCGGGCAAGACCACGCTGGTCAACCTGCTGATGCGGTTCTACGACGTCTCCGGCGGGCGGATCACCCTGGACGGCGTGGACGTCCGGCGGATGTCCCGGGACGACCTGCGGGCCGCGATCGGCATGGTGCTCCAGGACACCTGGCTGTTCGGCGGCACCATCGCGGACAACATCGCCTACGGGGCCTCGCGCGAGGTCACCCGGGGCGAGATCGAGGAGGCGGCGCGGGCGGCCCACGCGGACCGGTTCATCCGTACGCTCCCCGAGGGCTACGACACCGTGATCGACGACGAGGGCTCGGGGGTCAGCGCCGGGGAGAAGCAGCTCATCACGATCGCGCGGGCGTTCCTGTCCGAGCCGGTGATCCTGGTGCTGGACGAGGCGACGAGTTCCGTCGACACCCGTACCGAGGTGCTGATCCAGAAGGCGATGGCCAAACTCGCCGACGGGCGCACGTCGTTCGTCATCGCGCACCGGCTGTCGACGATCCGGGACGCGGACACGATCCTGGTGATGGAGAACGGGTCGATCGTGGAACAGGGCGCGCACACCGAGCTGCTGGCGGCGGGCGGGGCGTACGCCCGGCTGTACCAGGCCCAGTTCGCGCAGGCGGTGGCCGAGGTGGACTGA